One genomic segment of [Phormidium] sp. ETS-05 includes these proteins:
- the pstC gene encoding phosphate ABC transporter permease subunit PstC: MMSESKPSEQQENAQLWHPDRQRSKLIELVVKSLFGLFALVSVATTIGIIFVLIFETIEFFREVPFWRFLTDTEWTPLFSNAQFGIFVLISATFLTSIIAITVALPVGLLAAIYLSEYAQPKLRQWLKPALEILAGVPTVVYGYFALLFVTPLLQKFIPPLQGFNALSAGLVLGIAIIPLVASLSEDAIYAVPNSLREGAYAVGATQREAIIGVVLPGALSGIVASFIIAVSRAIGETMIVAVAAGQNPTLGLNPFVPIMTMTAYIVQVSLGDTPAGSLAFKTIFAVGMTLFVLTLILNVFSFWFVRRFREKYE, translated from the coding sequence ATGATGAGTGAAAGCAAGCCATCAGAGCAGCAAGAAAACGCGCAACTGTGGCACCCCGATCGCCAGAGGAGCAAGCTGATAGAACTGGTAGTTAAGTCCCTATTCGGCTTATTTGCCCTGGTTTCCGTAGCCACAACTATTGGCATTATTTTCGTATTGATATTTGAAACCATAGAATTTTTCCGGGAAGTGCCATTTTGGCGATTTCTCACGGATACAGAATGGACGCCCCTGTTTAGCAATGCCCAATTCGGCATTTTCGTGCTAATCAGCGCCACATTTCTCACCTCAATCATCGCCATCACCGTAGCCTTGCCCGTGGGGCTGTTAGCGGCAATTTACCTGAGCGAATACGCCCAGCCGAAACTGCGCCAATGGCTGAAACCAGCTCTGGAAATTCTGGCTGGGGTGCCAACGGTAGTTTATGGTTATTTTGCCTTATTATTCGTGACTCCCCTGCTGCAAAAATTCATTCCCCCCCTACAGGGATTCAACGCTTTGAGTGCGGGACTGGTACTGGGGATTGCGATTATTCCTTTAGTGGCATCCCTGAGTGAAGATGCTATCTATGCAGTGCCCAACAGTCTGCGGGAGGGAGCATACGCTGTGGGGGCAACCCAGCGGGAAGCGATTATCGGAGTGGTGTTACCCGGGGCGCTGTCGGGGATTGTGGCTTCATTCATTATAGCGGTGTCGCGAGCGATCGGCGAAACCATGATTGTGGCGGTCGCGGCGGGACAAAATCCCACCCTAGGATTAAACCCCTTCGTCCCGATTATGACCATGACCGCCTACATCGTCCAAGTCAGCCTCGGAGACACCCCCGCCGGTTCCCTGGCCTTCAAAACCATCTTTGCCGTAGGCATGACCCTATTTGTCCTCACCCTAATTCTGAACGTTTTTAGCTTTTGGTTTGTGCGCCGCTTCCGGGAGAAATACGAATGA
- the pstA gene encoding phosphate ABC transporter permease PstA yields the protein MTAPESTPVPISSKSMFEPSLSLAKRYKIDRIFEIAALISTIVGLVVLAVLLIDVFLDGLPRLSLNFLTSYPSRKPEQAGILSPLVGTIWLLGTTAAIAFPVGVGAGIFLEEFAADTLATKIIEINIANLAGVPSIIYGLLGLEVFVRIMEPITKGRSILAGALTLALLILPIIIVATRESLRAIPNSLRMAGYALGATRWQVVSEQILPLALPGILTGTILALSRAIGETAPLIAIGALTFIAYLPSLSLEGFQTPFTALPIQIYNWVSRPQVEFHTNAAAGIIVLMVVLLLMNATAIILRNKFQKAR from the coding sequence ATGACCGCACCAGAATCCACCCCAGTACCAATCAGCAGTAAATCCATGTTTGAGCCCAGCTTAAGCCTAGCTAAACGGTACAAAATTGACCGCATCTTTGAAATCGCCGCCTTGATTTCCACAATTGTCGGCTTAGTAGTTCTCGCGGTTCTCTTGATTGACGTATTTTTAGACGGACTGCCCAGATTAAGCCTCAATTTCCTCACCAGCTACCCCTCCCGCAAACCCGAACAAGCGGGAATTCTTTCCCCCTTGGTGGGCACCATTTGGCTGCTGGGGACTACCGCAGCCATTGCCTTCCCCGTGGGAGTAGGAGCCGGGATTTTCCTAGAAGAATTTGCCGCCGATACTCTCGCAACGAAAATCATAGAAATCAACATCGCCAACCTGGCGGGCGTCCCTTCCATTATTTACGGATTGCTCGGTTTAGAAGTGTTCGTGCGCATCATGGAACCAATCACCAAAGGGCGCAGCATTTTAGCCGGAGCCCTCACCCTCGCGTTGTTGATTTTGCCGATTATTATCGTCGCCACCCGCGAATCTCTGCGAGCAATTCCCAACAGCTTGCGTATGGCGGGATATGCGTTGGGAGCCACCCGCTGGCAAGTGGTCAGCGAGCAAATATTACCCTTAGCTTTACCAGGGATTCTCACCGGTACAATTTTGGCATTATCCAGAGCCATTGGGGAAACTGCACCCCTAATCGCGATCGGAGCATTAACCTTCATCGCCTACCTGCCATCCCTATCCCTAGAAGGCTTTCAAACCCCATTCACCGCCCTACCCATTCAAATTTATAACTGGGTATCCCGTCCCCAAGTAGAATTTCACACCAACGCCGCTGCTGGCATTATCGTCCTCATGGTGGTACTGCTGCTAATGAATGCCACCGCCATTATCTTGCGCAACAAATTCCAGAAAGCGCGTTAA
- the pstB gene encoding phosphate ABC transporter ATP-binding protein PstB, translated as MSSPSNGQKEIILKTENVSVYYGNFLAVRGVYLDIPKNKIVAFIGPSGCGKSTLLRVFNRLNDLIPGCRVEGRITFHNQDIYAKNIDPIDICRRIGMVFQKPTPFPKSIYENIAFGARVNGYRGNMDQLVEQSLRQAALWDEVKDKLKQSGLALSGGQQQRLCIARAIAIQPEVILLDEPCSALDPISTLKIEELLDELKEKYTIIIVTHNMQQASRISDMTAFFNAEATEVGGKMGYLVEYDETQEIFHNPKEKSTQDYVSGRFG; from the coding sequence ATGTCTTCTCCAAGCAACGGGCAAAAAGAGATAATTCTCAAAACCGAGAACGTTTCCGTTTATTACGGCAACTTTCTCGCCGTGCGTGGCGTATATTTAGATATACCCAAAAACAAAATCGTGGCCTTCATCGGGCCGAGCGGCTGTGGGAAAAGCACCCTTCTCCGGGTATTTAACCGGCTGAATGACCTCATCCCCGGTTGCCGCGTTGAAGGTCGGATTACCTTTCACAACCAAGATATCTACGCCAAAAACATCGACCCGATCGACATTTGCCGCCGCATCGGTATGGTGTTCCAAAAACCCACCCCCTTTCCCAAATCCATTTATGAAAATATCGCCTTCGGTGCCCGGGTGAATGGGTATCGGGGCAACATGGACCAACTGGTAGAACAAAGTCTCCGCCAAGCCGCTCTCTGGGACGAAGTGAAAGACAAACTCAAACAGAGCGGTTTAGCCCTCTCTGGCGGTCAGCAACAGCGTCTCTGCATCGCCCGGGCAATAGCCATTCAGCCGGAAGTGATTCTCCTGGACGAACCCTGCTCCGCCCTTGACCCCATTTCCACCCTGAAAATAGAAGAATTGCTCGATGAACTGAAAGAAAAATACACGATTATCATTGTCACCCACAATATGCAGCAAGCCTCCCGCATCTCCGATATGACCGCATTTTTCAATGCGGAAGCCACAGAAGTGGGCGGCAAAATGGGTTACTTAGTGGAATACGACGAAACCCAAGAAATTTTCCACAATCCCAAGGAAAAATCCACCCAAGATTATGTCAGTGGGCGTTTCGGCTGA
- the arsC gene encoding arsenate reductase, glutathione/glutaredoxin type: MKRVMFVCKKNSCRSQMAEGFARVLGEGKISVTSSGLEASRVHPTAVQVMGEIGIDITSQTSKALSDFAPEDYDIVISLCGCGVNLPAAWVMRELFEDWQLDDPDGQPLATFHRVRDEIKQRVAKLVEMSR; this comes from the coding sequence ATGAAACGAGTAATGTTTGTCTGTAAAAAAAACTCTTGCCGTTCCCAAATGGCAGAAGGATTTGCTAGAGTTTTAGGTGAAGGGAAAATCTCTGTCACCAGCTCCGGTCTCGAAGCCAGTCGGGTGCATCCCACCGCCGTGCAAGTTATGGGGGAAATTGGCATAGACATCACCAGCCAAACTTCCAAAGCCTTGAGTGATTTTGCCCCAGAAGATTATGATATTGTCATTTCCCTATGCGGTTGCGGCGTCAACTTGCCCGCAGCATGGGTGATGCGAGAATTGTTTGAGGATTGGCAGCTAGACGACCCAGACGGTCAACCTTTAGCAACTTTTCACCGCGTCCGGGATGAAATTAAACAGCGGGTAGCAAAACTGGTGGAAATGTCGCGTTGA
- the arsS gene encoding arsenosugar biosynthesis radical SAM (seleno)protein ArsS (Some members of this family are selenoproteins.) — protein MQLKAERVEEVPLTPFLEKVGFPLTKKPIEVLQINLGKRCNLACTHCHVEAGPQRREELSPELCDQLIEIIRRFEQIKTIDLTGGAPEMLYGFKPLVEAARGEGKEVIVRSNLTIYFEPGYEDIPEYCRHHGVRIVASLPCYLADNVDKMRGHGVYDASIRALQRLNALGYGSNPDLILDLVYNPQLPPGEKFSLPPAQAKLEKDYKEFLQVHFGIKFNHLLTITNLPIGRTKLHLKRRNLYESYLQFLEANYNGDTVAPLMCRSQLSIDYLGNVYDCDFNQMEGLRSRSPKGMVTVGMLLATGSLDVIEEVGTAPYCYGCTAGCGSSCGGALV, from the coding sequence ATGCAGTTAAAAGCCGAGCGGGTGGAGGAAGTGCCACTGACTCCTTTTCTCGAGAAGGTGGGTTTCCCGCTGACGAAAAAGCCGATCGAGGTTTTGCAAATAAATCTGGGCAAGCGGTGTAACTTAGCTTGTACTCACTGCCACGTAGAAGCCGGACCGCAGCGGCGGGAGGAGCTATCCCCGGAACTGTGCGACCAGTTGATAGAAATAATCCGCCGGTTTGAGCAAATTAAGACGATCGACCTTACTGGAGGGGCGCCAGAGATGCTCTATGGCTTTAAACCCTTGGTGGAAGCCGCCAGAGGCGAGGGTAAAGAGGTGATAGTTAGGTCGAATTTGACAATTTATTTCGAGCCGGGATATGAAGATATACCCGAATATTGCAGGCATCATGGGGTGCGGATTGTGGCGTCCTTGCCCTGCTATCTAGCAGATAATGTGGATAAAATGCGGGGGCATGGGGTGTATGATGCCTCCATCCGAGCTTTGCAGCGGCTAAATGCTCTGGGTTATGGTTCAAACCCGGATTTGATTTTGGATTTAGTATATAATCCTCAGCTCCCCCCTGGGGAAAAGTTTTCTCTCCCCCCAGCCCAGGCTAAACTGGAGAAAGATTACAAAGAGTTTTTGCAGGTACATTTCGGGATTAAGTTTAATCACTTGCTGACGATTACGAATTTACCCATCGGGCGGACAAAACTGCATCTAAAGCGCCGCAATTTGTATGAATCATATTTGCAGTTTTTAGAGGCTAATTATAATGGGGATACCGTAGCGCCTTTGATGTGCCGGAGTCAATTATCGATCGATTATTTGGGGAATGTGTATGATTGCGATTTTAATCAGATGGAGGGATTGCGATCGCGTAGCCCCAAAGGGATGGTGACAGTGGGGATGCTGTTGGCCACGGGAAGTTTAGATGTGATTGAGGAAGTAGGGACAGCCCCTTACTGCTACGGTTGTACAGCGGGGTGCGGTTCGAGCTGCGGCGGTGCGCTGGTGTAG